The DNA window caatgacagcTTACAGCAGTTCTCTCCCAAAttctcaacaaaaaacaaatatcaaCTAGCTAATTATCGTCCGCCTCCGTTgcctcctccgcctccgccCCCACCCGATTGGTCCTGAGCGCCAGACATCATCAAGAAGAGAACCAGGGGCACGATGTACatccactgaaaaaaaaacaggagcagAAACTGAGTTTTCATTTACGGATTCAAAACAAGCAGAAAAGCCGTGTTAGCAATTTGTTAATTGCAAGCTGAGGGGTGAGAAACGTTTCGAGAAAGCGCGGCATTTCCTCAAATAGTGTGTCCAAGTTGGGGTCTTAAAATGGCCGCCATTAAAGGTGCAATGGCATCgaatgggttaaaaaaaggtCGCCCACTGTGTGAGGAAATCAGCAGGAGGAAGGGGAGGAGCCACAAAGAAGCAATCTGGTTTACTTCCACTGAGGGGGAAGGGGGTCAACTCTGTTCTCTGCCTCCCCCTGCTGGGGGCTGTGCCGAATTGGAGGCCATGAGGAAGATGGCGCCTCCCAGTATCAAATACCACTGCAACACAGGACAGCAAAGCGGCGCGTAACAGTCAGCGACCGGTCAGCGCGACCTGCAGGCGGAGCTCTGGTATTACGAAGGATGGTCGGAAAGACGTTTGGAAAGACCCGCCTGGCAGCGTACGAGGGGGCGGGGTTTCGAGACGAGCGGCCAAGATgacgcggggggggggggcgtatACACTTACGTATTTAGCGAAGAAAGATTTTTGCTCCTGGGGATTCTTGCCTTTCTTCTCCGATTCCTGTTCCATGCGCTCCAAGAAGAGCGCCGTCTCGGGTCTGCAAGGACATTTTGGAGCCAATTAGAAACCAAAAAGTAATAGTTATGAAAAAGGAACTACAATGGTACCtcatggtacgacgaaaatttcgatcagataattcgcccgcgatacgatcaaaatttcgagatgcaaccaagccaggtggccatgacatgagaggctgtttatcattgtagcgcactgtctttttttgccgcatctctttcgtgtataactgatatctacgagcactaaacgatttattcagatgagttttgaccaggaaacgcacaacgcgcatgcgcgggcaaaaaagagggctttctgggtaatgaagtatactcgtgcacacaacacccatagccaatggcatcctttctcagaataaaacttcattacccacaatcaatacgtgggtaagctcagttattgcatttcctgttattctttctgaGGAAAGAAGCGCCCGCGGTTGCTCAATcgagactatttctcgttgccaagtggtcgtgcgaacgaattaatttgttttctattcatttcaatgggaaacgttcgctcgagttacgaaaagctcgacatacaatctcagtctcggaacggattacgatcgtatgtcgaggtaccactgtataacacCGATCACGAAAGAAACTAAAATAGATTGGTCGCAGAGGCTCGGCAACTGACCCGGGCGCGGTGACGGGTGCCATGACGGCCAGCGTGGTGTTGAAGACCTCCAAGTCCACATCGTCCTCCACCTCCATCCCCCCGCAGGCTCCGGGCAGCGTGACGATGGAGACCCCGATCAGCGTGCCCGACACGTCGGTGTGCAGCGTAATGACGTCGCTCAAGTGGGACTCCACCATGGCGCACTAAACACAAATTCCACACAATGACTTCACTTTTTGGGCGAAAAATAAACTTGCCCCGCCCACATGAGACGTAGTTGGCGTTAACCAAACCGAGTTTGACAGCCCTGTCATAGAAAGACTTACCGCTCTGACAAAAGCGGTAAGGTATCCGCTCGTTTGGCGATCCGCCTGTCTGTCAGCTTGCATGGAAACCCGGGGCACTCGGATCCGGTACAGACCGTCCACCGCCGCCACGTCCTGTTGGGATTTTTCAGTTTGAGTGCCGCGTGGACAGGATTTTGTCATTATGTGAAAATAGGACAGAATTCTCGCGGATTTGACTGACTTTAAGCTTGATTCTGTCATCCTGCGACAGGTGGTTCTGACTCAGGGTCGCTCCGGGTTCTCTGCCGGATTTCAGCTGCAGCGCCCCACGCGCGCGGAACCTCCCCATGTCATCTGGACAAAGATTGCGGGAGAATAATGTTGATTAGAACATTGGAAATATTTATTGGAAGAACAAAGTTAAAGAGATCACACTCTAAATACGTCACGCATTATTATCCTGTAAATACGTCAATGTTAACATTGGagagattttatatatatggttattcatgtttttttatttttgttttagattGATATAATTGAACTTGCCCCCATTTGTTATACACATCTGCAAATTTggaataaaatatatacattaaaaaaaagatttaaaaaaggatGTTAAAATATTTAGTGAAACGCACCTGTTTTTAATGACACCCCAAACGGCGTCGACTGTGCAATCGTGGGAGTGTgcagtaaatataatataatataatattatattatttacgGCAACGAGCAGAGCTTGGGAACATCGGTAAGTTAATTTACGAGTGAGTGAGTATATTAACCAAAAATATAACCGTTTCAAAGATGGTCTGATTGCGAAATCTCCTATCTTCCCGAGTGTTTGTTAGGCAAAAACCACGgcaaaaatgcttaaaatgttcTCACCAACTTCAAAAGAATGCTCTAAAGGGACGGAGAAATCATTGAATTCTGCATCTTGGACATCGCCAACCTGCAAAAAGAGATAAAAGTGCCGTTAGCATTGTAGCATACACGGCTATATGCTTCATTGGAAGTCCAAATTCAAACACTTTGTAACGACTGATGCGTACCCTTCTGGTATTCTGGCTTTCAATGCATGCAATTGAtatcataaaataaacaaatggcgTTATAGATGATAATAAAAGCTTCATTTTTGAATAACATTCGACCGAACAGATTCAATTTGACAAGAGTGACGCGGCGTTCATGAACATAAACAGCTTCCTGTAGGCTCTTTCGCAACAAAAGTGCCTCAAAATTACGTGCGAGTTTCCTGGTTGATAATTCGCAGACGacaaatgaaatatgaaaatatgtaaagTTATAAATTGCGATTtaggttttaaaatgacacaatcAAAAACATCATTAGCGCATTTTCAGATTATAGAATGCACCTCTCCACTTTAGACAGCAGAGAACGACAGATGTCCAAAAATGAACTGCACATGACCGCCTTCCCATACTAACTAAAATAGCACTGACAAAAATGTAACACTTGCTTCACAAATAAACACTCTTTTAGCAATAAATAGATTCCAAAGAATTTTACATTTATGATTGTCCCAGAAACAAAACTTAGAGCTCTAATAACACTTTATTGGGTGTACAACAGCTGGGAAAAATCatgatgtcatattttaaagggcaataaaaaaatcaaatatatttatgtaGCTGACTCATGTAGTTTTTGTAGAACTTGAGTATCTGGTCACCGATCAGGCGTTAGCCTTCTCTTTAACACCTTTAAGCTCTTTGCTAAAATTAGTCTGAATGTAAATTCTATGTGAATGGTTTCACTTTGTCACAAGTTTATATAACATGTTGTCAAAAAATGAGATCTCAAATGCCCTTTCAGTAATCATTGCGTTTCATCACGCTGGACTTGGGAATCCATGCAACACAGATCTGAAGCAGGTGTCAGAAATAGTGCTCTTCGCGTGTTGTCTCTTTTCTTACCTTTCAGTAAAATTGAAAAGCATGAAATTTTGTAACCTTTAAAAACCACTATCGACTGGAATATCTTGAAAATTCTGCTCTTGAACCCAATTCCTGCAAAGAACATAATATGTGGTGGACATGTCTTTGacaggggcggcccggtgacgcgagtggttagcgtatcggcctcacagtgggagaccagggttcaaatccaggttggtccacctgcgtgggttttctctgggtactctggtttcctcccacattccaaagacatgcatagtaggatgattggacacaaaggtatgtatatatgtatgtgtatgtgtatgtgtgtgagtgtgaatggttgtttgtctttttgtaccctgcgattggctaccaattcagggtgtcccccgcctctggcccgaagtcagttgggataggctccagcaccccccgaccctagtgaggataaagcggttcagaaaatgagaggagatgaGATGTCTATGACAAGACCTACAAAAAGTgttgatacacacacacacacacaccgtgaccggacttttcgtcgaaagacgtttggtcgaccggacgtttggtcgaccggacgtttggtcgaccggacgtttggtcgaccggacgtttggtcgaccggacgtttggtcgaccggacgtttggtcgaacggacgtttggtcgaacggacgtttggtcgccgggttcgctcgctgttaaattatgacagagagtttactgactttgatattagatatttagatattaaagtcactctctctctctcatgattataattttgagagctggtttcaacagtaacaacccggcgaccaaacgtccggtcgaccaaacgtccggggaccaaacgtcttttgacgaaacgtccgagtacccccacacacacacaaccttcTAGACTCAAAACAAAACTTTAGCAAGATCCTCCAAACAGTCCTAATTATTCATGCCCAAAAACGCAACAAGGTTTTGGAGGACATGTCTATTGTGATGACAACCACCAAGTCTGACATTTTACCAATAGTAGGTCAATTCCTGCCTTCGGGCGTTGATGTAGTTAATTTTGTGTCTGGGGAGCTTCTATTTACATCctctttaaaaatatacacagcCGCATCTGCGGCGGGGTGACGGGGACGGGACGGGGGACCTCCTGAAAAACTCTCTAGGTCCTTGACCTTTGCCTAATCCCCCTCGCTGACAGCTCGTTCAAATGCCATTGTCGGTCGGTGGAAGGCCGACTTCTCCTTTTCCACATTTTCCCGTCTTTATTTTGGAGCGCCGGGACGCAGGCGAGCCGAGCGGTCGGGGCCTCCGTCGCCCCGTTGATTGATTAGCGCGGCGGTAGTTAACAGCTCCTCGGGGGCGGGCGGCGTCTGCCGTGGGCCCTGAACTCCCGCTCTCAAAGGCGCTGCCAAGGTTTCAGGTGACGAGCGCTCTGTCACTCCCAGAAGATGAGATGACTGGCAGTCTTTgcggggaggaggaggaagtgaTAAAAAGGGATGGAGCGGGAAAACGCGGGCAGATCCCCGACACGACGGAGACGCTTTGGAAGTGACTGTGACAGACATGCCTGAGCTCCAGGAGCCTGGTAAGATGTTGCACCAAAGCTGCCGGCACGTCGACACAAAGGAGAAGCAGCTAACCGTTAACGTAGCCCGTCAATCACCAGCCGGCGCTCCGGCGCTCGCGATTGGCCCGTCAGGGGTCCGCGCGGTAAAGAGGATTCAAGAGCTAGATTCTATTCTATGCTTTAATACACCTTCACGGCTTAGTGCAAGTGACTTAGGCGGCTTTGAGGAGTCCATGTTTGATGCATTTACATGGTGATCGCTCTCGCTTGCGCTGGAGTCGGAAGAGCCAACCGCAAACGTGTGAATGGACTCGTTACTTTACTACATTTGAGCTGGCGTGTTAACGTGGAGTTGCTTTGTCGTATTACTATTCAGCTTCTTTGGTTGGTTTCATGTTCCAAGTTTGATTTTGCCTGAGGAAAATGATTGTATGGTAGATAATAAGATGTATTGacaggataagtggtatggaagatgaagtTGTATTCATGTCAACTTAATGACAACAAAGCGACATGCTGTTGAAAAGGGCTAGTGTTGTATTCTTGTCATATTTTGGCTTTTCGGAAGTTGTTTCAGGGATTTTATTCGTGAAACATTTGGGATTTGAACATTTATGAATCGGattggtattttttatttttatcatcaaaGTTTGAATAGTTTTCATCTTGTTTGCGTACATTTGTGTTTACCATTTTACTATATAAAGTATACATAAGTTGttttagtctattttttttctagttccAATCTGTTGCCTTTTCCATTTGTCTATCTTTTACATAATATTTTTTgcaaacctttttttcttttaaaataatttaagaatTTAGACTCAACTTTTTTTGGCTcttttatcactttttttttaaattttaaactcAAATCACAGTGTTATTGTGGTCTCTCCTGCCTACTGCCTACTGGCTTGAAtcggctccatcaccccctgaTCCTCGTGGGCATAAGCGGctcggataatgaatgaatgtattttttctctatGATTTTGCTTTTTTCACTCACTCTCTTAATATAGTACATCTTCTGGCTACCTTAGATTTGTCCTTATTTTGTTGCCGCTATTGTATCAAATCTTTTGACTTGCACCAATTCCTAAATGAAATCTTTTGGATTTCTGCCTCGTTGGGGTCGTAAACGGCGAGTTGTCACTTTCAAGAATAACCTCCTGCGTCGTGACATCATGCCAACGGGGTTCTGTAACGTATGTCTGTGCTGTCATGGCGACAAAAATATGCGCTGTCGCCGCCTTTGTCGGCAGCCGAGTAAATCAGAGATCGAAACCTGAGAGCTCAGGGAAagaggatggatggatggatggatggttaAATGGATGGGCAGGCCTCTGCCAAGGCAGGTGCAACCGAGCTTTGAGTCCATCCCGGGCTTTAGGCAGTCCACGTGACTCCCACGGTGGTCCTTTGGTGTGTGCCGGGGAGTAAGGGGCGATCTGGAAGGGGGCACACGGTGTAATAAACAGCCACCAGAATAGTTGAGGGAAGCGTGAGGAGACGCCTGGCGGCTGCACTCGTTCGATGGTGTCACCTCTCCAATCTGGCGTGGATCATCATCCTGCCTGGCGACAGGTGAGGGTGCGAGAGGCCTCTCGGATGGAGTCACTGGCCCAGAGCAGGGGGTTCGTTTGTCAGGATTGTGATGTACTGTCTTGGTTCAAATATGAAAGATGACAGCACCCCCATAATTCTCCTGTGCGTTGTAATGctttaaaaattcagcccccCTGAGCTGGTTTGGGTTGGCAACAGGAATTTTGGGAGACAAGTAGGTCATGGGtacacatgcaaaaaaagttGGAAGAGGCCATGCCCAAAAAAACACAGGAAGGCAgctaatatattttattttatgtttttgaacCGCCCATTTATGCCGAGAAGCGCTTTTGAGAATCTCATCAAAAATCAGTTCTCAGTAACTGTTAAACATAAAAGGTTGAAATTTGGTAAACATGTCTATCTCCAGGAGATTCACAAAAAAAGACTCATTCAACTATGCTTTACAAGACACAGCAAAGTGCTTTTTGTTTCGTGTCAGCCATTTTCGATGGGTAGTAGACTTTTAGCAATTCAGCCCAGAAGCTAGTTTTACTTGGAAGCATGGAATTTGGTGGACATGTCCGTCATGAGGAGACGCATAAAAGGCTGAAAAAGTTATGACTTAAATGTTAAAGGAAGCGAGTTCGGTTGAAGCCATTCTTTACGATATTTTTGTTCGGATGAAGCCATTCTTTATGATAGTTTTGTTCGGTTGAAGCCATTCTTTATGATATTTTTGTTCGGTTGAAGCCATTCCTTACGATATTTTTGTTCGGTTGAAGCCATTCTTTACGATATTTTTGTTCAGTTGAAGCCATTCTTTACGATATTTTGGTTCGGTTGAAGCCATTCTTTACGATATTTTTGTTTGGTTGAAGCCATTCTTTACGATATTTTTGTTCGGTTGAAGCCATTCTTTACGATATTTTTGTTCGGTTGAAGCCATTCTTTACGATATTTTTGTTCGGATGAAGCTATTCTTTACGATATTTTTGTTCAGTTGAAGCCATTCTTTACGATATTTTTGTTCGGTTGAAGCCATTCTTTACGATATTTTGGTTCGGTTGAAGCCATTCTTTACGATATTTTTGTTCGGTTGAAGCCATTCTTTACGATATTTTTGTTCGTTTGAAGCCATTCTTTACGATATTTTTGTTCGGTTGAAGCCATTCTTTACGATATTTTGGTTCGGTTGAAGCCATTCTTTACGATATTTTGGTTCGTTTGAAGCCAttctttatgatttttttgatcGTTTGAAGCCATTCTTTACGATATTTTTGTTCGGTTGAAGCCATTCTTTACGATATTTTTGTTCAGTTGAAGCGATACTTTACGATAtctacctgtcaacctcggccaattgctctccttattaatgattgcaattggcCTTATtgagcgatttaaaaaaaacgtacaaatgcaacgcgcacatatttactcagatagggtgcacttaaaagtctgaaattttctccaaagtggacagggtgcccaatcaatCGGTGCGCCTTATtgagcgattaaaaaaaacgtacaaatgcaacgcgcacatatttactcacatagggtgcacttaaaagtctgaaattttctccaaagtggacagggtgcccaatcagtcggtgcgcctgtACGAGCATGTAGCTTGTACGACGCTGACAGCCTGACTGTCTGGCTACATTGCTTtttgacgcgctatatttacatACTGAAAAGGCAGATGTGTGACGAGATCGGACTTTAAAAAGAACGGACTTTCAAAAAAattccgtacaaaagttgttatatggcgtacacaatttgaaatgatcaaaaaacttataaaatacgggaaaaacttataagttgACAGTTATGGACTATGTTCATGTTGCAGTTCATGCCAAAACGAAGCTGTTACAGTTTAACATGGTTATAAATTACGATGACAATAATAAGCTTGTTTTCAAATGAGGGATGTTAGCACAGTAGGGTAATTAACGTCTATTTTTAGCCCCTGCTCGCCGAGCTGTGAATCCGGTGAGATTTAAGGCGGCCTCTGCTTTTAAGGGGATAAAATTCCAAACAGATCGTACTTTGGAATCGCCTCCGGAAGGTTACCCCCAAGAGGCCGAGGGCTTGTCCCACATGTTGGTTTAAACCTGGTCCGATAGGCAAACGGGACGATTCTAATTGAagaatttattatatttttttaaatacgcaaACGATATCACCAACAGCTTTTACTACCAGGACGCTTGATACATGAGTTAGCTTGACattctgtccgtccgtgtgaaTGGTCGCCCAATAGATAATCGCCTTCTATAAAGGGAGTACTAGTCACTAAAGGAACACCTGTCCAATCGTAATTGTCAATACGATATGAGGACTAACGCAAGACTTGGAAAAACTCTGGAATATTGGTGAGGTTTTCGTGACCCACTTAACCGATCAGGTTTGCTGAGGCCAAgaagtgaatacattttttttcttatatgtttttttaatcatctcatTAATTCCTAACAACTTTATaagggagaaaagaaaaaaggaaatctTCCTAATCAATGAAGACAGGTTTTTATCTGTGAACTCTGAAATGTGACAATTGGAGAGGAACTTAAAAGTTGCATTCATTAATCATCAAACATGGTGGCTGCTTCAAAGTAAAGTAGCAGACTTTTGCATCCTTTTGGGCATGGactttttagactttttttttccagtcttaCTAGTAATTGACATGGCTACCTTGTTGCATTTAAAACTGAGCAAGTTTTTAAACGCCCAAATGTGcacaacatacctgtcaacttatacatttttcccgtattttatacattttttgatcatttcaaattgtgtacgccgtataacaacttttgtattagataaaaaaaaaaaccgatctcattttaccaATTTCAcctctaatccggattgtctcggtcactggtagcagatgaaaacatcattgttgactgctaatattgtcatgctttaagcttttcactgtataaatatagcgtgtcaacaagcaatgtacccagacagtcaagctgttagcatcatacagcgacatctacagaatctttaaTTCAGTGCATACGACTGATTagggaacattttagacttttaagtgtgccctatgtgagtaaatatgtgccgcgttgtatttttacggtttattatcgcttaataaggggagaaattggccgaggttgacaggtatgtaacagGCGCTAATGATCTTGGGCGCTCGCTGACATTCCGTACGGGTCAGACATCCAGGACTTTTCAGAATGCCAAGGACGAGATGCTCGGCCATCATTGCAAAAGTTACGACTTGTTTGGTTTTAACGTGGGATGCCTTAGCGAAGAATTTATGAGAGCTTTCGGGATAAAAAGATCGACATGGAAGATTATGTTTTATGGCTCGGCTGTAAAATGTAAATTGGAGCTCCCCAATAAATGATTGTTGGACATCCAAAAAGCAGCCCGGGATTCTTTTCACATCCAGAGAAAGTTTTGGGAATGGTCGCCACTCTCCAGCACTCAGTTGTCTTGGCGAATCTTGTCGTCTTTTTCTATCCACATTTGTCCAGTCATCCATCAAGTGCCTGCTTGTATATCAAGACACAGATGACAGCCCAGGAATGGAGTAACGCTACACCGGAATGACAGGAAGCGAACACTGGCCAATCAGTAAGTGGCCGCCTGCCGCGCCAAACAATGAGCTGGCGCATATAACGGAGCATAAGAAGTTTCGTGGAGATCTGAAATGCCCCCTTTCTACACCATGAGAATGGGAGTACTATTTCTAGTACTTGCTTTAGGGCGTGTTAGAACATGTGAGCCAAGTCCTTACCATTTTGGGTCATCAAATTTTCCTACTGAACTCCCTTGATACATACATGTTGATGGAGGTTTCTTGTCCACCTTTTTCGGATATAGTCTTCATGTTGCTAGAAATCtggaaaaatgacttttaaaaatgaccccTGGAAATTCACCTTGAATTAATCGCTTTAAAAGGAAATGTGTGCTTAGCTTCTTTTGGGACAGGGTTTTTAGAGACTTTTGGGGGTCTACTCTTGATGGAAATTGCTACCAAATTATTTCTTATTCAGTGAAACtaccatttttggggaaaagttaaaaaaaatactttagtgCACCAGCCAGCCATAATTTGTTATCTTTAAACCGAGTTTAGTCATGATAGACATGATTACTAAATTTCATTTTGCTAGTTTTGGGAgctaagtttttaaaaaaactgggcTCTACCGAAATCCAAAATAGCCATTTCACAGCAATATAACATATtttctgtatattttttattccttgAGCCGTTTTGGCTTTCTCCTAAATTTCcagtttatgaatgaaattgccTCTGCTGCAAGTTGGTGGATCTTCTCATGGTAGACACgcctaccaaatttcatgttgctTAGCACCGATTCTTTCAACTGACCCTTGAACTTGCAATGCAGAACTTGTGACTTAATACTTCTTTCAGCACAATGTAGTCTCATCGGGAATGAGTAAACTTCACAGGAGCGACACATTAGACGATCTCTCGTACGTCCGCCCAGCAATAAACGCACAACGCTACGAAATGCCACCACGCCGCATTACGAGCGCTGGCGGCGAGTACTCGATACCACCAAATGGCCTGTCATTGCCCCACGCCACCAATAGTTGACGGCTCAGGTGACATCATGTACCCTCAACAAGTGGAAACAGATGGCTACACAGTTACGTGACATACTGTACATGAATGATAAAATGTTGGATTTGGACCAGAAGTGAAATGTCAAGAGAGATTGGGGGGTTGTGGGGGGCTGTTATTCTGGTGAGGTTGGCTTCTCGAG is part of the Stigmatopora argus isolate UIUO_Sarg chromosome 14, RoL_Sarg_1.0, whole genome shotgun sequence genome and encodes:
- the emc10 gene encoding ER membrane protein complex subunit 10 isoform X1, encoding MKLLLSSITPFVYFMISIACIESQNTRRVGDVQDAEFNDFSVPLEHSFEVDDMGRFRARGALQLKSGREPGATLSQNHLSQDDRIKLKDVAAVDGLYRIRVPRVSMQADRQADRQTSGYLTAFVRACAMVESHLSDVITLHTDVSGTLIGVSIVTLPGACGGMEVEDDVDLEVFNTTLAVMAPVTAPGPETALFLERMEQESEKKGKNPQEQKSFFAKYWMYIVPLVLFLMMSGAQDQSGGGGGGGGNGGGR
- the emc10 gene encoding ER membrane protein complex subunit 10 isoform X2, which produces MKLLLSSITPFVYFMISIACIESQNTRRVGDVQDAEFNDFSVPLEHSFEVDDMGRFRARGALQLKSGREPGATLSQNHLSQDDRIKLKDVAAVDGLYRIRVPRVSMQADRQADRQTSGYLTAFVRACAMVESHLSDVITLHTDVSGTLIGVSIVTLPGACGGMEVEDDVDLEVFNTTLAVMAPVTAPGPETALFLERMEQESEKKGKNPQEQKSFFAKYWYLILGGAIFLMASNSAQPPAGGGREQS